A stretch of Paenibacillus mucilaginosus 3016 DNA encodes these proteins:
- a CDS encoding ABC transporter permease, protein MTLRQFAFNNVLRNRRIYAAYFLSSSFSVMVFFVYSMFAFHPELKEGNIHSNVTISMHFAESIIYVFSFFFVLYSMSSFLKTRKREFGVLIMHGMTNLQLRRMVFMENMLIGAGATVFGIGLGLVFSKLILLLAQNVLRLEKTLPFYLPFVPALLTFAAFMVLFICISLFTVSVLRGHKLIELIKGTAKPKPEPKASGFLAWSAALLLAAGYTLALVVKGTLVVSALIPVTVIVTVGTYLLFTQLSVYLIHKARSNRLFFWRRTNLILFSDLSYRMRDNAWTFFMVAILSAVAFSAIGSLVGFKSMYTKVMKRENPFAMEYHSRAGNPAELAGKHVEAVKQALAEAKLDYRVLEAEMRYGRLENGKSAVFVRASEFNRIAEAAGEPQAGVSGDEAAVVYYGGRASIPSSDGSSVRIAGTMLSLVPVQRIQSVTLPLYQEYYVVSDSLFDELQSSFQAEKQEHFYAFDVKQAGNLKDLGNQLSDLLEQDRGNGKFKYQSTDYELYEADQSYGAILFVGFFIGMVFFVGAGSFLYFRLYTDLDEDRRKFQAIRKLGLSDRELSGILTKQLMILFFVPILIAVIHGAVALTALQNLFQYRLVVESTAVIGSFALIQTAYFFLIRTRYIANVTRSG, encoded by the coding sequence ATGACCTTGCGTCAGTTCGCGTTTAACAATGTCCTTCGCAACCGCCGGATCTACGCGGCCTATTTTCTGAGCAGCTCCTTTTCGGTGATGGTCTTCTTCGTCTATTCCATGTTCGCTTTCCACCCGGAGCTGAAAGAGGGGAATATCCACTCCAATGTGACCATATCCATGCATTTTGCGGAATCCATCATCTATGTGTTCTCCTTCTTCTTCGTCCTGTATTCGATGAGCTCTTTCCTGAAGACCCGCAAGAGGGAATTCGGGGTGCTGATCATGCACGGGATGACGAACTTGCAGCTTCGGCGGATGGTCTTTATGGAGAATATGCTGATCGGGGCCGGTGCTACCGTGTTCGGCATAGGGCTCGGGCTGGTGTTCTCCAAGCTGATCCTGCTGCTGGCCCAGAATGTGCTGCGGCTGGAGAAGACGCTGCCCTTCTACCTGCCCTTCGTGCCGGCTCTCTTGACTTTTGCGGCCTTCATGGTGCTGTTCATCTGCATCTCCCTGTTCACGGTATCGGTACTCCGCGGCCATAAGCTGATCGAGCTGATTAAAGGAACGGCCAAGCCCAAGCCGGAGCCGAAGGCTTCAGGCTTCCTGGCCTGGTCCGCAGCACTTCTGCTCGCTGCGGGGTATACCCTCGCGCTGGTGGTGAAGGGAACGCTGGTTGTCAGCGCATTGATTCCGGTCACCGTTATCGTTACCGTGGGCACCTACCTGCTGTTCACCCAGCTTAGTGTCTATCTCATCCACAAAGCGCGTTCCAACCGCCTCTTCTTCTGGAGAAGGACCAACCTCATCCTGTTCTCCGACTTGTCCTACCGGATGCGGGATAATGCCTGGACGTTCTTCATGGTCGCCATTCTGTCTGCCGTTGCCTTCTCCGCCATCGGTTCGCTCGTCGGCTTCAAATCCATGTACACCAAGGTGATGAAGAGAGAGAATCCGTTTGCCATGGAGTATCATTCCCGGGCAGGGAATCCGGCGGAGCTGGCCGGAAAGCACGTAGAGGCGGTCAAACAGGCACTCGCAGAAGCAAAGCTGGACTACCGGGTGCTGGAGGCGGAGATGAGGTACGGCCGGTTGGAGAATGGGAAGTCCGCCGTATTCGTACGTGCTTCCGAGTTCAATCGAATAGCTGAAGCGGCCGGAGAGCCGCAAGCCGGAGTGTCCGGGGACGAAGCGGCTGTTGTATATTACGGCGGCAGAGCCTCCATCCCTTCATCTGACGGCTCATCCGTCCGGATTGCCGGAACCATGCTGAGTCTGGTACCGGTGCAGCGCATCCAATCCGTGACCCTACCGCTGTACCAGGAATATTACGTTGTCAGTGATTCGCTGTTCGATGAGCTGCAGAGTTCTTTTCAAGCCGAGAAGCAGGAGCACTTCTATGCGTTCGATGTCAAGCAAGCCGGGAACCTCAAGGATCTGGGGAACCAATTGTCAGATCTGCTGGAGCAGGACAGAGGGAACGGAAAATTCAAATACCAAAGCACCGACTATGAGCTCTACGAAGCGGATCAGAGCTACGGCGCCATCCTTTTCGTCGGATTCTTCATCGGAATGGTGTTCTTCGTGGGAGCGGGAAGCTTCCTGTACTTCCGCCTCTACACGGATCTGGACGAGGATCGACGCAAGTTCCAGGCCATCCGCAAGCTCGGGCTCAGCGACCGGGAACTCTCCGGCATCCTGACCAAACAGCTGATGATCCTCTTCTTCGTGCCGATCCTCATCGCGGTCATTCATGGGGCGGTTGCCTTAACGGCGCTGCAGAACCTGTTCCAGTACCGCCTTGTTGTGGAGTCGACTGCCGTCATCGGCTCGTTCGCACTGATCCAGACAGCCTACTTCTTCCTGATCCGTACGCGGTATATTGCCAATGTAACAAGGAGCGGATAA
- a CDS encoding ABC transporter ATP-binding protein: MEILKVDHASKIYEGSVTHRALTDISLSVERGEFVGVMGPSGSGKTTLLNLVSTIDSPTSGSIYINGQIPHRLGLNALAQFRRRELGFVFQDFNLLNTLTVEENIVLPLTLDGEKVSVMEQKVRALAERLGITPILEKRTYEISGGQAQRAAIARAIINSPSLLLADEPTGNLDSKSSKDVMLTLEEINTREGTTTLLVTHDALAASYCHRVIFIKDGQLYNEIHRGDNRQVFFQKIIDMLSLLGGHAHDLASVRV; encoded by the coding sequence ATGGAGATTTTGAAGGTAGATCATGCAAGCAAAATATACGAGGGCAGCGTGACGCACAGAGCGCTGACGGATATCTCGCTGTCGGTGGAGCGCGGGGAATTCGTAGGGGTGATGGGTCCGTCGGGCAGCGGAAAAACCACACTGCTCAACCTCGTATCCACGATCGACAGTCCCACCAGCGGAAGCATTTATATTAACGGCCAGATTCCCCACCGGCTGGGCCTCAATGCACTGGCCCAATTCCGCCGCAGGGAACTGGGCTTCGTCTTCCAGGATTTCAACCTGCTGAACACGCTGACGGTGGAAGAGAACATCGTGCTGCCTCTGACGCTGGACGGGGAGAAGGTATCCGTTATGGAGCAGAAGGTGCGGGCGCTGGCAGAGCGTCTAGGCATCACGCCGATCCTGGAGAAACGGACCTATGAGATCTCGGGAGGTCAGGCCCAGCGGGCGGCGATCGCCCGGGCCATCATTAACTCGCCCAGTCTGCTGCTGGCCGACGAACCGACAGGCAATCTGGACTCCAAATCATCCAAGGATGTCATGCTGACTCTGGAGGAGATCAATACCAGGGAAGGGACGACCACGCTGCTTGTTACGCATGACGCACTGGCGGCAAGCTACTGCCACCGGGTGATTTTTATCAAAGACGGACAGCTTTATAACGAAATTCACCGCGGAGACAACCGTCAGGTATTCTTCCAGAAGATTATCGATATGCTGTCATTGCTGGGAGGGCATGCGCATGACCTTGCGTCAGTTCGCGTTTAA
- a CDS encoding sensor histidine kinase, whose product MKLFLRDHLVLIAVHMIQLTLVLLVYVLDGFRDWKTGLYAMFLGLFVLAAYLVYKYATHRDYYARLSRPLESLDESVRPAGKAPVPQALGELLQSQYRHYREQLQEEAHRKQEHLTFIHQWVHQMKTPLSVIHLTVQERRDEQAANIREEAERLDRGLETVLYAARLESMEQDMQVEPARLRELAGSVIHEHKRLFIRSGVFPDNRIDEDLTVETDVKWMRFVLSQLLSNAIKYSAGSGEKITFAAVRQGEEIILEIRDRGVGIPASDMKRVFRPFFTGENGRTFRESTGMGLYLVKRICARLQHPVELESEAGQGTTVRIRFQGIEPYTRVRKL is encoded by the coding sequence CATATGATCCAATTGACACTGGTTCTGCTGGTTTATGTACTGGACGGTTTCCGTGATTGGAAGACAGGGCTTTATGCGATGTTTCTCGGCCTGTTCGTGCTCGCCGCCTATTTGGTATACAAATATGCCACCCACCGCGATTATTACGCCCGGCTCTCCCGCCCCCTGGAATCGCTCGATGAGTCCGTCCGCCCGGCAGGCAAGGCTCCGGTGCCTCAGGCGCTCGGCGAGCTGCTCCAATCGCAGTACCGTCATTACCGGGAGCAGCTTCAGGAGGAAGCGCACCGGAAACAGGAGCATCTGACGTTCATCCACCAGTGGGTGCACCAGATGAAAACCCCTCTATCCGTCATCCACCTCACCGTTCAGGAGCGGCGGGACGAGCAGGCTGCGAACATCCGGGAGGAGGCGGAGCGGCTGGACCGGGGACTGGAGACCGTACTGTATGCAGCCCGGCTGGAATCGATGGAGCAGGACATGCAGGTGGAGCCGGCCCGGCTGCGGGAGCTGGCAGGATCGGTGATTCACGAGCACAAGCGGCTGTTCATCCGCAGCGGGGTGTTCCCGGATAACCGAATTGACGAGGACCTGACTGTGGAGACCGACGTGAAGTGGATGCGGTTCGTGCTCAGCCAGCTGCTGAGCAACGCAATCAAATACTCTGCCGGCAGCGGGGAGAAGATTACATTCGCGGCCGTGAGGCAAGGAGAAGAGATTATCCTGGAGATCCGCGACAGAGGGGTAGGCATCCCCGCCTCCGACATGAAGCGGGTGTTCCGCCCCTTCTTCACGGGGGAGAATGGAAGAACCTTCCGGGAATCCACCGGGATGGGCCTGTATCTCGTCAAGCGGATCTGCGCCCGGCTGCAGCACCCGGTCGAACTGGAATCCGAGGCCGGTCAAGGGACGACGGTCCGCATCCGGTTCCAAGGGATTGAACCTTACACCCGTGTAAGGAAACTGTAA